The Haloplanus salinarum genome includes a region encoding these proteins:
- a CDS encoding cupin domain-containing protein: MRRISDETADGDEVADGVYLADLASGERASMKHWRVEPGATLPVHRHDNEQIGYMIRGTLTAITEDEEVTLRPGDSYLFTSDELHGAENRGDEPAVGIGVLSPPRSEPDWKQS; this comes from the coding sequence GAGACGGCCGACGGCGACGAGGTCGCCGACGGCGTGTACCTCGCGGACCTCGCGTCGGGGGAGCGCGCGTCGATGAAACACTGGCGGGTCGAACCGGGCGCGACGCTTCCCGTGCATCGACACGACAACGAACAGATCGGCTACATGATTCGGGGGACACTCACGGCGATCACCGAGGACGAGGAGGTGACGCTCCGCCCGGGCGACTCGTATCTCTTCACCAGCGACGAACTCCACGGCGCCGAAAACCGGGGCGACGAACCCGCGGTCGGTATCGGCGTCCTCTCGCCGCCCCGCTCGGAGCCCGACTGGAAGCAGTCCTGA